A genomic stretch from Anaerolinea thermophila UNI-1 includes:
- a CDS encoding hydroxyacid dehydrogenase, giving the protein MATYKIMITDGLAEKGKAYLREYGEVIDRTGISPEDLLKEVGEVDALIVRSRTKVNAAVFEAGKRLKVVGRAGIGVDNIDLNAARAAGVTVVNSPLATTVSVAELAMGLMLALVREIPRADASMKQNKWLKKEFEGHELYQKTLGIIGCGRIGSAVAERAQAFGMHVLAFDRFRPKDELCQCSEPVDDLNDLLARSDFLSLHLPLTAETKNLLSHEQFARMKDGVYLINASRGGIVDEEALLAALNSGKVAGAALDVFAVEPPSENNPLVMHPRVICTPHMGAQTHEAQARAGYDIATEVVAALKGEPLRWKCA; this is encoded by the coding sequence ATGGCAACGTATAAGATCATGATCACCGATGGGCTGGCAGAAAAAGGCAAAGCCTACCTGCGCGAATATGGCGAGGTCATTGACCGCACCGGTATCTCGCCGGAAGACCTGCTCAAAGAAGTGGGTGAGGTGGACGCGCTCATCGTGCGCAGTCGCACCAAGGTGAACGCGGCTGTCTTTGAAGCCGGAAAGCGCCTGAAGGTCGTGGGGCGCGCCGGCATTGGCGTGGACAACATTGACCTCAACGCCGCCCGCGCCGCCGGCGTTACTGTGGTCAATTCCCCGCTGGCAACTACCGTCTCGGTCGCCGAACTGGCGATGGGCTTGATGCTGGCGCTGGTGCGCGAAATTCCCCGCGCCGATGCCAGCATGAAGCAAAACAAGTGGCTGAAGAAAGAATTTGAAGGGCACGAACTCTACCAGAAGACCCTGGGCATCATCGGATGTGGACGGATTGGCTCAGCGGTTGCCGAGCGCGCCCAAGCCTTTGGGATGCACGTGCTGGCGTTTGACCGCTTCCGCCCCAAAGATGAACTGTGCCAGTGCAGTGAGCCGGTGGATGACTTGAACGACCTGCTGGCGCGCTCCGATTTCCTCTCCCTGCACCTGCCGCTGACCGCCGAAACCAAAAACCTGCTCAGCCACGAACAGTTTGCCCGAATGAAAGACGGCGTGTATCTGATTAACGCCTCTCGCGGCGGGATTGTAGATGAAGAAGCCCTGCTGGCGGCGCTCAATTCCGGCAAGGTAGCCGGTGCCGCCCTGGATGTCTTTGCCGTCGAACCGCCCAGCGAGAATAATCCGCTGGTCATGCACCCGCGCGTTATCTGCACCCCGCACATGGGCGCGCAAACGCACGAAGCCCAGGCGCGGGCAGGCTACGACATTGCCACCGAGGTTGTGGCCGCATTGAAGGGTGAACCCCTGCGCTGGAAGTGCGCCTGA
- a CDS encoding RpiB/LacA/LacB family sugar-phosphate isomerase: MRIAIGWDEHLPIVDRILSYLAEHGYEVQTFGPPAGEAWQWSAVARDAATAVARGDADEGILLCWTGTGVSIAANKVRGIRAALCADAETARGARKWNNANVLCLSMRLTSEPLAVEILDAWLSTAYQPNPQDDACLRVIEELDAGKE; encoded by the coding sequence ATGCGCATTGCCATTGGCTGGGATGAACATTTGCCCATTGTGGACCGCATTCTGTCTTACCTGGCAGAACACGGATACGAAGTCCAGACCTTCGGACCGCCCGCCGGAGAAGCCTGGCAGTGGTCCGCCGTTGCCCGCGATGCCGCCACTGCCGTGGCGCGCGGAGATGCCGACGAGGGTATCCTGCTATGCTGGACAGGCACCGGTGTGAGCATCGCCGCCAACAAGGTGCGCGGCATCCGCGCCGCGCTGTGCGCCGATGCTGAGACTGCCCGCGGCGCGCGCAAATGGAATAACGCTAACGTGCTGTGCCTCTCCATGCGCCTGACCAGCGAACCGCTCGCCGTGGAGATTCTGGATGCCTGGCTCAGCACCGCCTACCAGCCCAACCCGCAGGACGATGCCTGCCTGCGCGTCATCGAGGAACTCGATGCAGGCAAAGAGTGA
- a CDS encoding acyl-CoA thioesterase has translation MAEFRFSIPLETRYGDLDPQWHLNNARFLTFFEHARMAYLVHLGLWDGKDFFKLGLIVADVHVSYLAPVEIFHKCRVDLRVARLGNKSMTFEYRLVDEDDGTLYATAETVMVSYDYYTRKSIPIPAEWREKIKAFEGLSD, from the coding sequence ATGGCTGAATTTCGTTTCTCTATCCCCCTGGAAACCCGTTATGGCGATTTAGACCCGCAGTGGCATTTGAACAATGCCCGTTTTCTGACCTTCTTTGAGCATGCCCGCATGGCGTATCTGGTGCATTTGGGCTTGTGGGACGGCAAGGATTTCTTCAAACTTGGCTTGATTGTTGCCGATGTGCATGTATCTTATCTGGCGCCGGTGGAGATTTTCCACAAGTGCCGGGTGGACCTGCGCGTTGCACGCTTGGGAAACAAGAGCATGACCTTCGAGTACCGTCTGGTAGATGAGGATGATGGCACGCTCTACGCCACTGCCGAGACGGTGATGGTGTCTTACGATTACTATACCCGCAAGAGTATTCCCATCCCTGCCGAGTGGCGGGAAAAAATCAAAGCCTTTGAAGGCTTGAGCGATTGA
- a CDS encoding M42 family metallopeptidase, whose amino-acid sequence MISLPAIDTADLVNFLTRLLNTPSPTGFTHRALSLTEQALEGLPVTMRRTRKGALVIRWEGERNTAPRGLTAHVDTLGAMVKEIKPNGRLKLTKVGGFAWNTVEGENCTVFTRSGREVRGTLLLTKASSHVHSSAVSETKREDDAMEVRLDERTTSAEQTRALGIEVGDFVAFDPRVEVINGFVRSRHLDDKACVACVVAAFKALHAAGKKPAQTTIALISNYEEVGHGAATGFPPEMSELLVVDMAAVGDGQNSDEFHASLCVKDSRGPYHHEMSNRLRDLAEAHQIPYRVDIYPYYGSDGEAYWYAGGDVAVALIGPGVDASHNYERTHIEALEATTRWILAYLLAE is encoded by the coding sequence ATGATCTCCCTGCCAGCCATTGATACGGCGGATCTGGTGAATTTCCTTACCCGTTTGCTGAATACCCCCAGCCCGACCGGGTTTACCCACCGCGCTTTGAGTTTGACCGAGCAGGCGCTGGAAGGTTTGCCGGTGACAATGCGGCGCACGCGCAAGGGCGCACTGGTCATCCGCTGGGAAGGCGAGCGCAATACTGCTCCCCGCGGCTTAACCGCCCATGTGGATACGCTGGGCGCGATGGTGAAAGAAATCAAGCCCAACGGGCGGCTTAAACTGACCAAAGTGGGCGGTTTTGCCTGGAACACGGTGGAAGGCGAGAATTGCACGGTGTTTACCCGCAGTGGGCGCGAAGTCCGCGGGACGCTGTTGCTGACCAAAGCCTCGTCGCATGTTCACTCCAGCGCGGTCAGCGAGACGAAACGCGAGGATGATGCGATGGAAGTGCGCCTGGATGAACGCACCACTTCTGCCGAGCAGACCCGGGCGCTGGGCATCGAAGTGGGCGATTTTGTGGCGTTTGATCCGCGGGTAGAGGTCATTAATGGCTTTGTGCGCTCGCGTCACCTGGATGATAAAGCCTGCGTGGCGTGTGTGGTGGCGGCGTTCAAAGCCCTGCATGCCGCCGGGAAGAAGCCGGCGCAAACCACCATTGCGCTGATCAGCAATTACGAAGAGGTGGGACACGGGGCGGCGACGGGGTTTCCGCCGGAGATGAGCGAACTGCTGGTGGTGGATATGGCGGCGGTGGGCGATGGGCAAAATTCAGACGAGTTTCATGCCTCGTTGTGCGTGAAGGACTCGCGTGGTCCCTATCACCACGAGATGAGCAACCGCCTGCGCGACCTTGCCGAGGCGCATCAGATTCCTTACAGGGTGGATATCTACCCCTACTACGGTTCAGACGGCGAAGCCTACTGGTACGCGGGCGGGGATGTGGCAGTGGCGCTGATTGGACCGGGGGTAGACGCCTCGCACAATTACGAGCGCACTCACATTGAGGCGCTGGAAGCCACCACCCGCTGGATTCTGGCGTACCTGCTGGCGGAGTAA
- a CDS encoding type II toxin-antitoxin system Phd/YefM family antitoxin yields the protein MTFVPYRVLRNTPGELRKKLKEAGHLVVTGDGEPFAVMLSVEPGEVEQVLETILRLRAQQAVRRMRESAQERGLERLSEADIESEIRAVRKARK from the coding sequence ATGACCTTTGTACCCTATCGTGTGTTGCGCAATACTCCCGGTGAACTGCGCAAAAAACTCAAGGAAGCCGGACATCTGGTGGTGACTGGAGATGGGGAGCCCTTTGCGGTGATGCTCTCGGTTGAGCCCGGAGAAGTGGAGCAGGTGCTGGAAACCATCCTGAGGTTACGAGCCCAGCAGGCGGTGCGCCGTATGCGGGAAAGCGCCCAGGAGCGCGGATTGGAGCGGTTGAGCGAGGCGGACATCGAATCCGAAATTCGCGCAGTGCGGAAAGCACGGAAGTGA
- a CDS encoding putative toxin-antitoxin system toxin component, PIN family, which translates to MRIVLDTNVLVSALLNPFGAPGRVLDLILAGSVRMVYDDRILSEYREVLSRPRFGFEKQHVQRLMEYLIFTGEGVSAAPLAVAAPDLDDLPFAEVAVSGNADALVTGNPGHFSFVYHLPVLSPADFLQFWLEKQAK; encoded by the coding sequence ATGCGCATCGTTCTCGATACCAATGTGCTGGTGTCTGCGCTGCTCAACCCCTTTGGCGCTCCGGGGAGAGTGCTGGACTTGATTCTGGCAGGTTCGGTACGGATGGTGTACGATGATCGGATTCTCTCGGAGTATCGGGAAGTCCTTTCGCGTCCCCGGTTTGGGTTCGAAAAACAGCATGTCCAGCGATTGATGGAATACCTGATCTTTACCGGCGAAGGGGTGAGCGCTGCGCCGTTGGCTGTGGCGGCGCCCGACCTGGACGATTTACCCTTTGCAGAAGTGGCTGTCAGTGGGAATGCCGATGCTCTGGTGACGGGAAACCCGGGACATTTCTCGTTTGTCTATCATCTGCCAGTACTTTCACCGGCGGATTTTCTACAATTCTGGTTGGAAAAACAAGCGAAATAA
- a CDS encoding LysR family transcriptional regulator, translating to MDIKQIVYFLAVVDTGSFSAAAEELYISQSSLSKQIIALEKELGFLLFDRSKRKISLTSAAKVFLPHARRIKDEYYSMLANVAPFKASPSLSIIAIPVIAQYGIPSYIAQFKQAYPTVQLIVEEREASVILPALSSHQFDLAFVRDNYLDRSQFDYIIVARDKLKAILPRHHRLAERKQISLNELSNENFIMFDKGTVVHELIMDACRSAGFEPRIFYASLRVESILGLVASNSGVALMMEKVVEYHRHPNVVDVPLAETISSNLVLAWSKHHQLSEEAKSFITIIQKDSNRIN from the coding sequence ATGGATATCAAGCAAATTGTTTATTTCCTGGCTGTGGTGGACACCGGCAGTTTTTCTGCCGCCGCTGAAGAGTTGTATATTTCTCAGTCTTCGCTTTCCAAGCAGATAATTGCTTTAGAAAAAGAATTGGGGTTCTTGCTTTTTGACCGCAGCAAGCGCAAAATTTCGCTTACCTCGGCGGCAAAGGTTTTCCTTCCCCATGCCCGAAGGATAAAAGATGAATACTACTCCATGCTGGCAAATGTTGCACCTTTCAAAGCCAGTCCATCTCTTTCCATCATCGCTATTCCCGTGATTGCGCAGTATGGCATTCCCTCATATATTGCCCAATTCAAGCAAGCCTACCCTACTGTCCAGCTCATTGTAGAAGAACGGGAAGCTTCTGTGATTCTGCCAGCACTGAGCAGTCACCAGTTTGATCTGGCTTTTGTTCGGGATAACTATCTTGACCGATCTCAATTTGATTACATCATAGTTGCCCGCGATAAGCTCAAGGCAATCCTGCCTCGTCATCACCGGTTGGCAGAACGCAAACAGATCTCACTGAATGAACTTTCTAACGAAAACTTCATCATGTTTGATAAAGGCACGGTCGTTCACGAATTGATCATGGACGCCTGTCGGTCAGCAGGGTTTGAACCGAGAATCTTTTACGCCAGCCTGCGGGTGGAAAGTATTCTGGGATTGGTAGCCTCCAACAGCGGCGTGGCGTTGATGATGGAAAAAGTGGTTGAATACCATCGGCATCCCAATGTTGTAGATGTACCGCTGGCTGAAACCATTTCCAGCAACCTGGTTTTGGCGTGGTCCAAACACCACCAACTCTCGGAAGAGGCCAAGTCTTTCATTACAATCATTCAAAAAGATTCGAATCGAATCAACTGA